The Streptococcus toyakuensis genome has a window encoding:
- a CDS encoding DUF1803 domain-containing protein — MIQIFNPSRLTRQPFFRELIRYLDQHDDVILREIKAKFPDVAVDKLMEEYIKAGLIRRENKRYYLNLPMLESLDSLELDQEIFVSEDSPVYQTLLEQSFETELRNQTNAAILVEKTDFARTKMTLSNYFYKVKHQYPLTEKQQDLYDILGDVNPEYALKYMTTFLLKFLKKDQLMQKRRDIFVDSLVVLGYIVQNEDGKYELAIDLDKERLTLYLD; from the coding sequence ATGATTCAGATTTTTAATCCATCTCGTTTGACGAGACAGCCATTTTTTAGAGAATTGATCCGCTATCTGGATCAGCATGATGATGTGATTCTACGGGAAATTAAGGCCAAGTTTCCAGATGTAGCAGTTGACAAACTCATGGAAGAGTATATAAAGGCTGGCTTGATTCGTCGGGAAAATAAGCGTTATTACCTTAATCTTCCTATGCTTGAATCACTCGATAGTCTCGAACTGGATCAAGAGATTTTTGTCAGCGAAGATAGTCCGGTCTATCAAACCTTGTTAGAGCAGAGTTTTGAGACGGAATTGCGCAATCAAACCAATGCTGCTATTTTAGTTGAAAAGACAGACTTTGCGAGAACAAAAATGACCCTTTCCAATTATTTCTACAAGGTCAAACATCAGTATCCTTTGACAGAAAAACAGCAGGATCTCTATGACATTTTGGGAGATGTCAATCCTGAGTATGCTCTCAAATATATGACGACTTTTTTGTTGAAATTTCTCAAAAAAGACCAGCTTATGCAGAAACGCCGTGATATCTTTGTGGACAGTTTAGTTGTCCTAGGTTATATTGTCCAAAATGAAGATGGAAAGTATGAGTTGGCTATCGATTTGGATAAGGAAAGATTAACTTTATACTTGGACTGA
- the rpsF gene encoding 30S ribosomal protein S6, with protein sequence MAKYEILYIIRPNIEEEAKNALVARFDSILTDNGATVVESKSWEKRRLAYEIKDFREGLYHIVNVEANDDVALKEFDRLSKINADILRHMIVKTDA encoded by the coding sequence ATGGCTAAATACGAAATTCTTTATATCATTCGTCCAAACATTGAAGAAGAAGCTAAAAACGCTTTGGTAGCACGTTTTGACTCTATTTTGACTGACAACGGTGCAACTGTTGTTGAATCAAAATCTTGGGAAAAACGCCGTCTTGCATACGAAATCAAAGATTTCCGTGAAGGACTTTACCACATCGTTAACGTTGAAGCAAACGACGACGTAGCTCTTAAAGAGTTTGACCGTCTTTCAAAAATCAACGCTGACATTCTTCGTCACATGATCGTCAAAACTGACGCGTAA
- a CDS encoding YiiX/YebB-like N1pC/P60 family cysteine hydrolase, whose amino-acid sequence MLENGDLIFVRDESDMGQAIQTSTGNYNHVAIYLDGMIYHASGQAGVVCQEPADFFESNHFYDLYVYPEMDIQSVKEKASKHLGAPYNASFYPDGEGFYCSQYMAEILPIFETIPMKFGDGEQEISDFWREYYRELGLPVPLNQPGTNPNQLAASPLLESKERNLHDSDF is encoded by the coding sequence ATGTTAGAAAATGGCGATTTGATTTTTGTGAGAGATGAGTCAGATATGGGACAGGCCATCCAGACTTCCACAGGCAACTATAACCATGTTGCGATTTATTTGGATGGGATGATTTACCACGCTAGTGGACAGGCTGGTGTTGTCTGTCAAGAACCGGCAGACTTCTTTGAGTCCAATCATTTTTACGACCTCTATGTTTACCCAGAAATGGATATCCAGTCTGTGAAGGAAAAAGCTAGCAAACATCTGGGAGCTCCTTATAATGCTTCTTTCTATCCAGATGGAGAAGGTTTTTACTGTTCCCAGTACATGGCAGAAATCCTACCGATTTTTGAGACCATACCTATGAAATTTGGAGATGGGGAGCAGGAGATTAGTGATTTTTGGAGAGAGTATTATAGAGAACTAGGTTTGCCCGTTCCTCTGAACCAGCCCGGTACCAATCCCAATCAATTGGCAGCATCGCCTCTGTTAGAAAGTAAAGAAAGGAATCTTCATGATTCAGATTTTTAA
- a CDS encoding bifunctional Cof-type HAD-IIB family hydrolase/peptidylprolyl isomerase, with translation MDAKLRYKAKKIKIVFFDIDDTLRNSKTGFIPASIPTVFKQLREKGILTGIASGRGIFGVVPEIRELKPDFFVTLNGAYIEDKKGQVIYQHQIEKSDVEEYISWAKQEGIEYGLVGSHDAKLSTRTDMISEAINPIYPDLDVDPDFHEKEDIYQMWTFEDKGDDLHLPDSLSDKLRMVRWHQHSSDIVPISGSKATGVEKVVEHLGLKPENVMVFGDGLNDLELFDYAGISVAMGISHEKIKEKADYITKTLEEDGIFGALEGFGMVEKELYFPQVDIETVEGPIATIKTNHGDLRIKLFPEHAPKTVANFVALSKDGYYDGVIFHRIIKDFMIQGGDPTGTGMGGESIYGESFEDEFSEELYNIRGALSMANAGPNTNGSQFFIVQNQHLPYSKKEIARGGWPEPIAEIYANQGGTPHLDRRHTVFGQLADEASYAVLDAIAAVETGAMDKPVEDVVIETIEIED, from the coding sequence ATGGATGCCAAATTAAGATACAAGGCAAAGAAAATCAAGATTGTCTTTTTTGATATTGATGATACATTGCGAAATTCAAAGACAGGTTTTATTCCAGCTTCAATCCCAACTGTTTTTAAGCAATTACGTGAGAAAGGAATTTTGACAGGTATTGCTTCTGGACGAGGGATTTTTGGTGTCGTTCCGGAGATTCGTGAGCTCAAGCCTGACTTTTTTGTAACCTTAAATGGTGCCTATATTGAAGATAAAAAAGGTCAGGTTATTTATCAACATCAGATTGAGAAGTCAGATGTTGAGGAGTATATCTCTTGGGCTAAGCAAGAGGGAATTGAGTATGGCTTGGTTGGGAGTCATGATGCCAAGTTGTCGACTCGCACCGATATGATTAGTGAAGCTATCAATCCAATTTACCCCGATTTAGATGTAGATCCTGATTTTCATGAAAAAGAAGATATCTATCAAATGTGGACTTTTGAAGATAAGGGAGATGACTTGCACTTGCCTGATAGTCTCTCAGACAAACTTCGAATGGTTCGTTGGCATCAACATTCGTCTGATATTGTGCCGATTTCAGGCTCCAAAGCGACGGGTGTGGAAAAGGTTGTGGAACATCTTGGCTTGAAACCAGAGAACGTCATGGTCTTTGGAGATGGGCTCAATGACTTGGAACTCTTTGATTATGCTGGAATCAGCGTTGCAATGGGAATTTCTCATGAAAAAATCAAAGAAAAAGCAGATTATATAACAAAAACACTAGAAGAAGATGGCATTTTTGGTGCCTTAGAAGGATTTGGTATGGTAGAAAAAGAATTGTATTTCCCACAAGTAGACATTGAAACAGTAGAAGGTCCTATCGCGACTATTAAGACCAATCACGGAGACTTGCGTATCAAGCTTTTCCCTGAACATGCTCCTAAAACAGTAGCTAACTTTGTAGCTCTTTCAAAAGATGGCTACTATGATGGTGTCATTTTCCACCGTATTATCAAGGACTTTATGATTCAAGGTGGAGACCCAACTGGTACTGGTATGGGTGGCGAGTCAATCTACGGCGAATCATTTGAGGATGAATTCTCAGAAGAACTTTACAATATTCGTGGTGCTCTTTCTATGGCCAATGCTGGTCCAAATACCAACGGCAGCCAGTTCTTTATCGTCCAAAATCAACACCTGCCATATTCTAAGAAAGAAATTGCTCGTGGTGGTTGGCCAGAACCGATTGCGGAAATCTATGCCAACCAAGGTGGAACCCCTCACTTAGACCGCCGTCATACTGTTTTTGGTCAGCTAGCTGATGAAGCTTCTTACGCTGTTTTGGATGCTATTGCTGCTGTTGAGACAGGAGCTATGGACAAGCCAGTTGAAGATGTTGTGATTGAAACAATTGAAATCGAGGACTAA
- a CDS encoding manganese-dependent inorganic pyrophosphatase, with translation MSKILVFGHQNPDSDAIGSSVAFAYLAKEAYGLDTEAVALGTPNEETAFVLNYFGVEAPRVITSAKAEGAEQVILTDHNEFQQSVSDIAEVEVYGVVDHHRVANFETASPLYMRLEPVGSASSIVYRMFKEHGVAVPKEIAGLMLSGLISDTLLLKSPTTHPTDTVIAPELAELAGVNLEEYGLAMLKAGTNLASKSADELIDIDAKTFELNGNNVRVAQVNTVDIAEVLERQAEIEAAMQAANTANGYSDFVLMITDIVNSNSEILALGANMDKVEAAFNFKLENNHAFLAGAVSRKKQVVPQLTESFNA, from the coding sequence ATGTCTAAGATTCTAGTATTTGGTCACCAAAATCCAGACTCAGATGCCATCGGGTCATCTGTAGCCTTTGCCTACCTTGCAAAAGAAGCTTACGGTTTGGATACGGAAGCTGTTGCCCTTGGAACTCCAAATGAAGAAACAGCCTTTGTCTTGAACTATTTTGGTGTGGAAGCACCGCGTGTTATCACTTCTGCTAAAGCTGAAGGCGCAGAGCAAGTTATCCTGACTGACCACAATGAATTCCAACAATCTGTATCAGATATCGCTGAAGTAGAAGTTTATGGTGTTGTAGACCACCACCGTGTGGCTAACTTTGAAACTGCAAGCCCACTCTACATGCGTTTGGAGCCAGTTGGTTCAGCGTCTTCAATCGTTTATCGTATGTTCAAAGAACATGGTGTGGCTGTGCCTAAAGAGATTGCTGGTTTGATGCTTTCAGGTTTGATTTCAGATACCCTTCTTTTGAAATCACCAACAACACACCCAACAGATACAGTCATTGCTCCTGAATTGGCTGAATTGGCTGGTGTTAACTTGGAAGAATATGGTTTAGCTATGTTGAAAGCTGGTACAAACTTGGCTAGCAAATCTGCTGACGAATTGATTGACATCGATGCTAAAACTTTTGAATTGAACGGAAATAATGTCCGTGTTGCTCAAGTAAACACAGTTGATATCGCTGAAGTTTTGGAACGCCAAGCAGAAATTGAAGCGGCAATGCAAGCTGCCAACACAGCAAACGGCTACTCTGACTTTGTCTTGATGATTACAGATATCGTCAACTCAAACTCAGAAATCTTGGCTCTTGGTGCCAATATGGATAAGGTCGAAGCGGCTTTCAACTTCAAACTTGAAAACAACCATGCTTTCCTTGCTGGTGCTGTTTCACGTAAGAAACAAGTGGTACCTCAATTGACTGAAAGCTTTAATGCTTAA
- a CDS encoding tRNA1(Val) (adenine(37)-N6)-methyltransferase yields the protein MEEEQLLKSGERINQLFSTDIKIIQNREVFSYSVDSVLLSRFPRFPKKGLIVDFCAGNGAVGLFASTRTQAQILAVEIQERLADMAERSVRLNGLEEQMEVICDDLKNMPVYIQGSKVDMILCNPPYFKVDPHSNLNESEHYLLACHEITTNLQEICRSAQSILKSNGRLAMVHRPDRLLDILDSLQRHNLAPKRLQFVYPKREKEANMLLIEAIKDGSTSGFKVLPPLIVHNDDGSYTPELEEIYYGS from the coding sequence ATGGAAGAAGAACAATTATTAAAATCAGGGGAGCGCATTAACCAGCTCTTTTCGACAGATATCAAAATCATTCAAAATAGAGAGGTTTTCAGCTATTCAGTGGATAGTGTTCTCTTGTCACGTTTTCCACGTTTCCCTAAGAAGGGCTTGATAGTGGATTTCTGTGCTGGAAATGGAGCAGTAGGTCTTTTTGCCAGCACTCGTACCCAAGCACAGATTTTGGCTGTTGAGATTCAGGAGCGTTTGGCGGATATGGCTGAGCGCTCTGTCCGTTTGAATGGTTTGGAAGAGCAGATGGAGGTCATCTGTGATGACTTGAAAAATATGCCTGTTTACATTCAGGGAAGTAAGGTGGATATGATTTTGTGTAATCCACCCTATTTCAAGGTGGATCCTCATTCTAATCTGAACGAGAGTGAACATTATCTCTTGGCTTGCCACGAAATCACGACCAATTTGCAGGAAATCTGTCGTAGTGCCCAGAGTATTCTCAAATCTAATGGACGCTTGGCCATGGTTCATCGTCCTGATCGACTTTTAGATATCTTGGACAGCTTACAACGGCATAATCTAGCTCCTAAGCGCCTGCAGTTTGTTTATCCAAAAAGAGAAAAGGAAGCCAATATGCTTTTGATTGAGGCTATCAAGGATGGTTCAACAAGCGGCTTTAAGGTCTTACCACCTCTAATTGTTCACAATGATGATGGCTCTTATACGCCTGAACTTGAAGAGATTTACTATGGATCATAA
- a CDS encoding GIY-YIG nuclease family protein, producing the protein MDHKAYMYVLECRDGSYYTGYTTDVRRRLAVHNSGKGAKYTRARLPVKLIYAQGFSSKEEAMSAEALLKRKKRPQKERFLSENQDRNLLILNENQGAN; encoded by the coding sequence ATGGATCATAAGGCTTATATGTACGTGCTGGAGTGTCGTGATGGATCTTACTATACAGGCTATACGACTGATGTGAGAAGACGCCTCGCTGTCCACAATAGTGGGAAGGGAGCCAAATACACACGAGCACGCTTGCCAGTCAAACTCATCTATGCTCAAGGTTTTTCCAGTAAGGAAGAAGCCATGTCGGCAGAAGCCCTTCTCAAGCGTAAGAAGAGGCCACAGAAGGAAAGATTTTTATCTGAAAATCAAGATAGAAATTTACTCATACTCAATGAAAATCAAGGAGCAAACTAG
- a CDS encoding GNAT family N-acetyltransferase: MNCTIRNMIKSDIESLSHGFMNQGWPGREEILARYFLEQESGEREVLVAEIDGAVAGYVTILPSAKHGPFAEVYPELSDFNVFEPFRNQGIGNQLLEEAEKRVKFVSSKVTLGVGLHLGYGPAQRLYIRRGYIPDGTGVWYRNKPLEMGASCQNDNDLVLYLSKDLQ; this comes from the coding sequence ATGAATTGTACGATTAGAAATATGATTAAGTCTGATATTGAATCCTTATCTCATGGATTTATGAATCAAGGTTGGCCTGGTAGAGAGGAAATTTTGGCTAGATATTTTCTGGAACAGGAAAGTGGGGAGAGAGAAGTCTTAGTTGCAGAGATTGATGGTGCTGTAGCGGGCTACGTTACCATTTTGCCCTCTGCTAAACATGGTCCTTTTGCAGAAGTCTATCCAGAATTATCAGATTTTAATGTGTTTGAGCCTTTTCGAAATCAAGGGATTGGGAATCAACTGCTAGAAGAAGCAGAAAAACGAGTCAAGTTTGTTTCGAGTAAGGTCACTCTTGGTGTAGGTTTGCACTTAGGCTATGGCCCTGCCCAGAGATTGTATATCAGACGGGGCTACATTCCAGATGGGACAGGTGTGTGGTATAGAAATAAACCGCTAGAAATGGGTGCAAGTTGTCAAAATGATAATGATTTAGTTTTATACTTATCCAAGGACTTACAATAA
- the ssbA gene encoding single-stranded DNA-binding protein SsbA translates to MINNVVLVGRMTRDAELRYTPSNVAVATFTLAVNRTFKSQNGEREADFINVVMWRQQAENLANWAKKGSLIGVTGRIQTRSYDNQQGQRVYVTEVVAENFQMLESRSVREGHTGGAYSAPTANYSAPTNSVPDFSRDENPFGATNPLDISDDDLPF, encoded by the coding sequence ATGATTAACAATGTTGTACTTGTAGGGCGTATGACACGTGACGCTGAGTTGCGTTATACCCCATCAAATGTAGCAGTTGCGACTTTTACTCTTGCAGTAAACCGTACATTTAAGAGTCAAAATGGCGAACGTGAGGCTGATTTTATCAATGTCGTTATGTGGCGCCAACAGGCTGAAAACCTTGCTAATTGGGCTAAAAAAGGCTCACTTATCGGGGTGACAGGTCGTATCCAGACTCGTAGTTACGATAACCAGCAAGGACAACGTGTCTACGTGACAGAGGTCGTGGCTGAGAATTTCCAAATGTTGGAAAGCCGTAGTGTGCGTGAGGGTCATACAGGTGGAGCTTACTCTGCACCAACTGCAAACTATTCAGCACCTACAAATTCAGTACCAGACTTTTCACGTGATGAAAATCCATTTGGAGCAACAAATCCATTGGATATTTCAGATGATGATTTACCATTCTAA
- the rpsR gene encoding 30S ribosomal protein S18, whose amino-acid sequence MAQQRRGGFKRRKKVDYIAANKIEYVDYKDTELLSRFVSERGKILPRRVTGTSAKNQRKVTTAIKRARVMALMPFVNED is encoded by the coding sequence ATGGCTCAACAACGTCGTGGCGGATTCAAACGCCGTAAAAAAGTTGATTACATCGCAGCAAACAAAATTGAATATGTTGATTACAAAGATACTGAGCTTCTTAGCCGTTTCGTTTCAGAACGTGGGAAAATCCTTCCTCGTCGTGTAACAGGAACTTCAGCTAAAAACCAACGTAAAGTAACAACAGCTATCAAACGCGCTCGCGTAATGGCTTTGATGCCTTTCGTAAACGAAGATTAA
- a CDS encoding UDP-N-acetylmuramoyl-L-alanyl-D-glutamate--L-lysine ligase, with amino-acid sequence MIKIETVLDILKKDGLFREIIDQGHYHYNYSHVVFDTICYDSRKAKEKSLFFVKGAAFKKEFLISAISQGLGWYVAEKDYEVGIPAIIVSDIKKAMSLIAMEFYGNPQNKLKLLAFTGTKGKTTAAYFAYNILSQGHRPAMLSTMNTTLDGKTFFKSALTTPESIDLFDMMNQAVQNDRTHLIMEVSSQAYLVKRVYGLTFDVGVFLNISPDHIGPIEHPSFEDYFYHKRLLMKNSRAVIINSDMDHFSVLKEQVADQDHDFYGSQSDNQIENSKAFSFSARGKLAGDYDIQLIGHFNQENAVAAGLACLRLGASLEDIKKGIAATRVPGRMEVLTQKNGAKVFIDYAHNGDSLKKLINVVETHQTGKIALVLGSTGNKGESRRKDFGLLLNQHPEIQVFLTADDPNYEDPMAIADEISSYINHPVEKIADRQEAIKAAMAITNHELDAVIIAGKGADCYQIVQGKKEAYPGDAAVAENYL; translated from the coding sequence ATGATTAAGATTGAAACCGTATTAGATATTTTAAAGAAAGATGGTCTCTTCCGTGAGATTATCGACCAAGGACATTATCACTACAACTACAGCCATGTCGTATTTGACACCATCTGCTATGATAGTCGCAAGGCCAAAGAGAAGAGCCTCTTTTTCGTCAAGGGTGCTGCCTTTAAGAAGGAATTCCTGATTTCTGCCATCTCTCAAGGCCTCGGTTGGTATGTGGCTGAAAAAGATTATGAGGTTGGTATTCCTGCTATTATCGTCAGCGATATCAAGAAAGCCATGAGTTTGATTGCTATGGAATTTTATGGAAATCCACAGAACAAACTCAAACTCCTTGCCTTCACTGGAACCAAGGGTAAGACAACAGCAGCCTATTTTGCCTACAACATTTTATCTCAAGGACATCGACCGGCCATGCTCTCGACTATGAACACAACTCTAGATGGCAAGACTTTCTTCAAGTCTGCATTGACAACTCCTGAGAGTATTGACCTATTTGATATGATGAATCAAGCTGTGCAAAATGACCGTACCCACCTCATCATGGAAGTCTCCAGTCAGGCCTATCTGGTCAAACGTGTCTATGGTCTAACCTTTGATGTGGGAGTTTTCCTCAATATCAGCCCCGACCATATCGGCCCGATTGAACACCCTAGCTTTGAAGACTACTTCTACCACAAGCGTCTCTTGATGAAAAATAGCCGAGCAGTCATCATTAACAGTGACATGGACCACTTCTCTGTACTAAAAGAACAAGTCGCAGATCAAGACCATGATTTCTACGGTAGCCAGTCTGATAACCAAATCGAGAATTCCAAAGCCTTTAGCTTTTCAGCTAGAGGTAAACTCGCTGGAGATTATGATATTCAACTCATTGGACACTTCAACCAAGAAAATGCCGTTGCTGCTGGACTTGCTTGCCTCCGTCTCGGAGCTAGTCTTGAGGACATCAAAAAAGGAATCGCTGCAACCCGTGTTCCTGGTCGTATGGAAGTCCTCACTCAGAAAAATGGAGCAAAGGTTTTTATCGACTATGCACACAATGGTGACAGTCTCAAAAAACTAATCAATGTTGTAGAAACTCATCAAACTGGAAAGATTGCTCTGGTGTTAGGTTCGACAGGGAATAAGGGAGAAAGCCGTCGTAAGGACTTTGGCCTCCTCCTTAATCAACACCCTGAGATTCAAGTCTTTCTGACTGCTGATGACCCCAACTATGAAGACCCAATGGCCATTGCAGATGAAATTAGTAGCTATATCAATCATCCTGTTGAAAAAATTGCGGATCGCCAAGAAGCCATCAAGGCAGCTATGGCTATCACAAATCACGAATTAGATGCTGTCATTATCGCCGGTAAGGGAGCCGATTGCTACCAAATCGTCCAAGGCAAGAAAGAAGCCTATCCAGGAGATGCAGCCGTCGCAGAAAATTATTTATAA
- a CDS encoding CsbD family protein, with protein sequence MSLENKLEQATGAIKEGFGKVTGDGKTEAEGAVEKTVAKAKEVVEDAKGAVEGAVEGLKNAFK encoded by the coding sequence ATGTCACTTGAAAACAAATTGGAACAAGCAACAGGCGCTATCAAAGAAGGATTTGGTAAAGTTACTGGAGATGGCAAGACTGAAGCAGAAGGCGCTGTAGAAAAGACAGTTGCTAAGGCAAAAGAAGTAGTTGAAGATGCTAAAGGTGCTGTAGAAGGTGCCGTTGAAGGTTTGAAAAACGCTTTTAAATAA
- a CDS encoding S1 RNA-binding domain-containing protein, protein MKIGDKLKGRITGIQPYGAFVELETGDTGLIHISEIRTGFIENIQEALKVDEEVQVQVVDLDEFTGKASLSIRTLEEEKHQFPRRRRFSSDRFNYGFAPLKRMMPIWTKEALQHLKNQKH, encoded by the coding sequence ATGAAAATCGGTGATAAGCTAAAGGGGCGTATTACAGGAATTCAGCCCTACGGTGCCTTTGTTGAGCTAGAGACGGGTGATACGGGGCTGATTCACATTTCAGAGATTCGGACAGGCTTTATTGAAAATATCCAAGAAGCCTTGAAAGTTGATGAAGAGGTTCAAGTTCAAGTAGTGGATTTAGATGAATTTACAGGGAAAGCCAGCCTTTCTATCCGCACTTTGGAGGAAGAAAAGCACCAGTTTCCGAGACGGAGACGCTTTTCAAGCGACCGTTTTAACTACGGCTTTGCTCCTCTCAAACGAATGATGCCAATTTGGACCAAGGAAGCCCTTCAACATTTGAAAAATCAGAAGCACTAG